The sequence AAATTGAGAAATTATTGTAGCCAAAGCAGCCCCTTTAATGCCCATATCTAAAAAGTAAATAAAAATTGGGTCTAAGGCAATATTTAATACTGCACCGATTACCATAGAAAACATTGCAATAACAGCTTTTCCTTCTGCTCTTACTATATTATTAAGATTTACTGCAAATGCAAAAAATACACTCCCCATAAAAATAATTGTCACATAATCTTTAGCATAAGGTAAAATTGTTTCTGTTGCACCAAATAACACTAAAATAAAGTCTGTAAAAACCAATCCAATAATAGCAAAAATACCACTTAAAAACAATAAAGAAGTAAAAGAGTTCCCTAAAACCTTTTCAGCTCTTTCTTTATCACCTGCACCTAGGCTCCTAGATATAGCTGAGGCTGCTCCTATACCAATTAATTGACCAAATCCCATTATTAACATCTGAATAGGAAATGCTATAGCCAAACCAGCTATCCCTAAATCGCCTACCCATTTTCCAATAAAAATTGTATCAACAATATTATATAATGCATTTACTGTCATTGCAAAAATAGAAGGAAATGCTAAATTAAATAGTAATCTACTAATTTTTTCTTCTCCAAGGCTTCTTTTTTGCCTAAAATTAACGCCTTTAGTCATATGTATCCTCCGTATCAATTTAATGTCCTAGTTTTTTTCAATATTTTTAATGATTATATTTAAGTATCTACTTAGATCACTAATCTCATTCTCAGATAATCCTTTTAATGTATCATTCATTGTTGTCTTGCTGCACGTTTCTAATAGTGGCAATTTTTCTCCAGCTTTGTCTGTTAATATAATGAATTGAGACCTTCTATCCTTTGGATTGGTCTCTCTAGTAATCCACCCACTCGTTTCTAAACGCTCTAAAACACCTGTTATGGTAGGTCTATTAAATCCTAATCTCTTTGCAATCAAAGCTGGTGTAAGGTATTCCTCTTTTTCTTCACATTTATTATATCTATCAATATCTCTAATGACTGCAAATTGCTGTACTGTTAACCCTATTTCTGTTAGTTGACCTTCCAAGTGGTACCTTGTCATTCTTGCAGCCTTATTTAAAAGATACCCTATACTAACATTACATTTCTCTTCACTCAATTATTATCCTCCTTAGTGTAATTATTATTAAATAATTAATGCTTTAACTAATTTTTTATCAAATAATAAAGGGACTTAGTCACCTCTAAAAGCTTTTAGTGACTTCCCTTCAAAATTTTATATGCTGAAAAGAATTTTTTCTACTACAAAAAATGAATATAAAATAGTTAATGCATTAACTATTTTATATTCATTTAGTAATTAAGTCAATAGTTCCCTAATACAAATTTCTTTTTAATGCCATAAAATTTAGAAACCCTTTATTTCTTAACTCACAAGCTGGACATTCCTTGCAACCCGTTCCTTTTATCCCATTATAGCAAGTTAATGTTTCATTTTCAATTACCTCTAATACCCCTAAATCATCTGCGAGTTTCCACGTTTCAGCTTTATCAATCCACATTAAAGGTGTATGTATATTAAATTCATAGCCCATTGCCAAGTTTAATGTAACATTTAAAGACTTAATAAAAACGTCTCTACAATCGGGATAACCACTAAAATCGCTTTGTGATACGCCAGTAACAATATTATTAATGCCTTTTTGCTTAGCAATAACTGCTGCATAAGTTAAAAAAATCATATTACGACCATCAACAAAAGTATTGGGTGTTCCTTCTATTGGCGCATCTTTATCCACCTGTATATCATCTCGTGTTAAAGCATTAGGTGCCAATTGATTCAATAAACTTAAATCTAAAATATGATGCTCAACATTATATTTCTTACAAATATCTTTTGCACAATCGATTTCTAAACTATGTTTTTGATTGTAATCAAAGGTTACGGCAACAACTTCTTTAAACCTTTCCTTTGCCCAAAACAAACAAGTTG comes from Natranaerovirga pectinivora and encodes:
- the queC gene encoding 7-cyano-7-deazaguanine synthase QueC, whose product is MTTERAVVVFSGGQDSTTCLFWAKERFKEVVAVTFDYNQKHSLEIDCAKDICKKYNVEHHILDLSLLNQLAPNALTRDDIQVDKDAPIEGTPNTFVDGRNMIFLTYAAVIAKQKGINNIVTGVSQSDFSGYPDCRDVFIKSLNVTLNLAMGYEFNIHTPLMWIDKAETWKLADDLGVLEVIENETLTCYNGIKGTGCKECPACELRNKGFLNFMALKRNLY
- a CDS encoding MarR family winged helix-turn-helix transcriptional regulator; this encodes MSEEKCNVSIGYLLNKAARMTRYHLEGQLTEIGLTVQQFAVIRDIDRYNKCEEKEEYLTPALIAKRLGFNRPTITGVLERLETSGWITRETNPKDRRSQFIILTDKAGEKLPLLETCSKTTMNDTLKGLSENEISDLSRYLNIIIKNIEKN